A single region of the Kryptolebias marmoratus isolate JLee-2015 linkage group LG10, ASM164957v2, whole genome shotgun sequence genome encodes:
- the LOC108241777 gene encoding alcohol dehydrogenase 1-like, with amino-acid sequence MATAGKVIQCKAAVAWEPNKPLVIEEIEVAPPQADEVRIKIVATAVCHTDLYHLFEGMPKDGFPAVLGHEAAGIVESVGPEVTEFQPGDKVIPLFLAQCKECRFCKSPKTNQCELAWTRIRQGAMVGKESRFTCKGKKVLQFAGTSTFSEYIVIHQIAVAKIDPAAPLDKVCLIGCGICTGYGAAVNTAKVEPGSTCAVFGLGAVGLAAVMGCKAAGAKRIIAVDLNPDKAEKAKVLGATDFVNPKDHNKPIHEVLAGMTNGGVDYSVECVGNVEVMRSALESCLPAWGVSVIVGWTEMFDIKIRPPHLISGRTWKGSMFGGFKGKDGVSEMVKAYLDKKLQLEEFITHNMTLDQINDAIELMKQGKCVRVVMSVSPE; translated from the exons atggCAACAGCTGGAAAG GTCATTCAATGTAAGGCAGCAGTGGCCTGGGAGCCCAACAAGCCTCTGGTGATTGAAGAGATTGAAGTGGCCCCACCTCAGGCTGACGAGGTCCGAATTAAG ATTGTAGCGACAGCGGTGTGCCACACTGACCTTTACCACCTTTTTGAAGGTATGCCTAAGGACGGCTTTCCAGCAGTCCTCGGCCACGAGGCTGCTGGCATCGTGGAGAGTGTCGGACCTGAAGTCACTGAATTTCAGCCAG gagaCAAGGTGATTCCTCTTTTCCTCGCCCAGTGTAAAGAATGTCGCTTCTGTAAGAGTCCAAAGACCAACCAGTGTGAATTAGCATG GACGAGGATTCGACAGGGAGCGATGGTAGGAAAGGAATCCAGGTTCACCTGTAAGGGGAAGAAGGTGCTGCAGTTTGCTGGAACCAGTACCTTCTCCGAGTACATCGTGATTCATCAGATTGCTGTGGCCAAGATCGACCCTGCTGCTCCTCTGGACAAAGTCTGTCTCATCGGCTGTGGGATCTGCACCGGCTACGGGGCAGCAGTGAATACTGCAAAG GTTGAACCCGGCTCCACCTGTGCCGTGTTCGGTCTGGGAGCTGTAGGCTTGGCTGCAGTCATGGGCTGCAAAGCTGCAGGAGCCAAAAGGATCATTGCTGTTGACCTCAATCCAGATAAAGCTGAAAAGGCCAAAGTGCTCGGTGCGACCGACTTCGTGAACCCCAAAGATCACAACAAACCCATCCATGAGGTGCTGGCTGGGATGACCAATGGTGGAGTGGACTACTCTGTGGAATGTGTTGGGAATGTGGAAGTTATG CGCAGTGCCTTGGAGTCTTGTTTGCCAGCTTGGGGCGTCAGTGTGATTGTTGGATGGACAGAGATGTTTGACATTAAAATCCGACCACCTCACCTCATCTCTGGACGCACATGGAAGGGCTCCATGTTTGGAG GATTTAAGGGTAAAGATGGTGTTTCTGAGATGGTTAAAGCCTACCTGGAtaagaagctgcagctggaggagttCATCACTCACAACATGACGTTGGACCAGATCAATGATGCGATTGAGCTGATGAAGCAAGGCAAATG CGTCCGGGTTGTCATGAGTGTCTCACCGGAGTAA
- the LOC108241776 gene encoding alcohol dehydrogenase 1: MATAGKVIKCKAAVAWEPNKPLVIEEVEVAPPQANEIRFKVVATAVCHSDLYHLFESMPKDGFPAVLGHEAAGIVESVGPGVTEFQPGDKVIPIFLSQCKECRFCKSPKTNQCDLAWKRINPEALVGAESRFTCKGKKVLQFAGTSTFSEYTVINQIAVAKIDPAAPLEKVCLIGCGICTGYGAAVNTAKVEPGSTCAVFGLGAVGLAAVMGCKAAGAKRIIAVDLNPDKAEKAKVLGATDFVNPKDHNKPIHEVLAGMTNGGVDYSVECVGNVEVMRSAFESCMPAWGVSVIVGWTELNDVAIRPTHLISGRTWKGSLFGGFKSKDGVTKMVKAYLDKKLQLDEFITHNMTLDQVNDAIELMKHSKCIRVVMSDSPQ, from the exons ATGGCCACAGCTGGAAAG GTCATCAAATGTAAGGCAGCAGTGGCCTGGGAGCCCAACAAGCCTCTGGTGATTGAAGAGGTTGAAGTGGCCCCACCGCAGGCCAACGAGATCCGCTTTAAG GTTGTAGCGACAGCGGTGTGCCACTCTGACCTGTACCACCTTTTTGAAAGTATGCCTAAGGACGGCTTTCCAGCAGTCCTCGGCCACGAGGCTGCTGGCATTGTGGAGAGTGTCGGACCTGGAGTCACTGAATTTCAGCCAG gagaCAAGGTCATCCCGATTTTCCTTTCTCAGTGTAAAGAATGTCGCTTCTGTAAGAGTCCAAAGACCAACCAGTGTGACTTAGCATG GAAGAGGATTAATCCAGAAGCGCTGGTAGGAGCGGAATCCAGGTTCACCTGTAAGGGGAAGAAGGTGCTGCAGTTTGCTGGAACCAGTACCTTCTCTGAGTACACCGTGATTAATCAGATTGCTGTGGCTAAGATCGACCCTGCTGCTCCTCTGGAGAAAGTCTGTCTCATCGGCTGTGGGATCTGCACCGGCTACGGGGCAGCAGTGAATACTGCAAAG GTTGAACCCGGCTCCACCTGTGCCGTGTTCGGTCTGGGAGCTGTAGGCTTGGCTGCAGTCATGGGCTGCAAAGCTGCAGGAGCCAAAAGGATCATTGCTGTTGACCTCAATCCAGATAAAGCTGAAAAGGCCAAAGTGCTCGGTGCGACCGACTTCGTGAACCCCAAAGATCACAACAAACCCATCCATGAGGTGCTGGCTGGGATGACCAATGGTGGAGTGGACTACTCTGTGGAATGTGTTGGGAATGTGGAAGTTATG CGCAGTGCCTTTGAGTCCTGTATGCCAGCTTGGGGCGTCAGTGTGATTGTTGGATGGACAGAGTTGAATGACGTCGCTATCCGACCCACTCACCTGATCTCTGGACGCACATGGAAGGGCTCCTTGTTTGGAG GATTTAAGAGCAAAGATGGTGTTACGAAGATGGTTAAAGCCTACCTGGAtaagaagctgcagctggacGAGTTCATCACTCACAACATGACGTTGGACCAAGTCAATGATGCGATTGAGCTGATGAAGCACAGCAAATG CATCCGGGTTGTCATGAGTGATTCACCACAATAA